ACGTTGAAAAAATAAATCTTTTTCAGATGTGACTAGTAGCGGGAACAATAAATTAATTAAGGATTGGATAAGACCTCTTCAGAAGTCTCTAACCATTGAAACGGAAAGTAAATTTATTAATACATTAGGAAGGACAAAATATTTTAATGATTATTTGTATGAATCATTGACAAAACTAGAAAATCTAAATCTCTCAGACGAATATCTGAGGATATTTAATGAATTTTCCAAAAAATATATTGAATATAATAAATTAGAAGTTAATCAAAGAAAAAGATTAATTATAGATACAAGAAAAAGTCTTTATAAACTTGGTAAAACTTTAGAAATAGAAAATTCTAATAATATTTCTAATACATTTATTTTGAATAAAATTGATTCAAGTTTATCTCTTGATTCAGATATAGCTTTAATAAAAAATGTTGGCAAAGTTTATAAAAATAAGCTTAATGAATTAGGTGTTTTTAATATAAAAGACCTAATTAATTATTTCCCACGAACATATTTAGACTATACGAACAGAGTTAAGATAATAAATCTAAAACCAGATAATTTATATACTTGCATCGCTAATATTAAAAGATTTTATATTTATAAAAGTAAAAAGAATAGTAATTTATCAATAATGAACATTGTAGTTTCTGATGAAACTTCTTCTATAAAGGTTACAAAATTTTTTTTAGGAAGGCGATTCCGATCTTATTCCTTCTTCGCTTCTCAAAAATCTTTGTATACTTTGGGTACTAAATTAGCGATATCCGGCAAGGTTAAATTGACAGAGTATGGCAAAACTTTTGTAGATCCCCAGATTGAGATTCTTAAGGATAATAATGATAATTTTAATTTCTCTGGAAAAATATTACCCTTATATTCATTAGCTGAAGCATTAACAAATATGAGTTTTATAAAACTCATGAAAAAGGTACTAATCTATGCAAAGCAATATCCTGAAATTTTAAATAAAAAGCAACTTGATGCATTGTCTTTATTATCTAAAGGAGATTCTTTGATCAATATTCATTTACCACCAACTCAAAAGGCACTTATTGAGTCAAAAAAACGTTTGGTTTTTGATGAGTTGTTCCTTCTGCAACTAAAGTTCCTACTTAGAAAAAGAAAGACGAAAAAAAATATAGTTGCCAAACAATTTCCTCAAAAAAAATCTTTACTAAAAGAATTTTTAAATACTTTCCCTTTTGAATTAACAAAATCTCAAGTCAAAGTTTTAAATGAAATCAAGAATGATTTAGCTAATCCCGTTCCAATGTCGAGACTGCTTCAGGGAGATGTGGGAAGTGGTAAAACTATTATTGCAATAGCATCTCTTTTAATTGTTATTGAAAAAAATTTACAAGGTGCTTTTATGGCCCCTACTGAAGTATTGGCAGAACAACATTATAAAAATTTATTAAAGTATTTGAACCCACTTTTAGTGTCTATTGAGCTTCTTACAGGGAATACTCCTCAAAAAAAGAGAAAAGAAATTCTCTCTAATTTGAACAATGGACTAGTTGATATCCTTGTAGGTACTCATGCATTATTTGAAGATAAAGTCATCTTTAATTCATTAGGGATGGTAGTAATTGATGAACAACATAGGTTTGGCGTGACTCAAAGAAATAGATTGCTAAAAAAAGGCGAGAATACTAACTTGTTATCAATGACAGCAACTCCAATTCCAAGAACTCTTGCGCTTTCTATTTATGGAGATTTAGATGTTAGTCAAATTACAGAACTTCCTCCTGGAAGAATTCCTATAACTACAAAAATAATTTCAGAAGATGATTTGACTAGTTTGTTCAAGATTGTTGAAGATGAGATCACTAAGGGAAGGCAAGCTTATGTAATTTTGCCACTGATAGAAGATTCAGAAAAAATGAATTTAAGGTCTGCAAAGAAAACATTTAAACATTTATCAGAAGAGGTTTTTTTTAAGAAAAAAGTTGGATTATTACATGGGAAATTAAATTCACAAGAAAAGAACGAAGTGATTAATTCTTTTTTAAAAAATGAAATTAATATATTGGTTTCAACTACAGTAATTGAGGTTGGGATTGATGTGCCTAATGCCACTATTATGATTATTTATAACTCGGAAAGATTTGGATTGTCTCAACTACATCAATTAAGGGGAAGAGTTGGTAGGGGATCAACCAAGTCTTTTTGTTATC
The window above is part of the Prochlorococcus marinus CUG1415 genome. Proteins encoded here:
- the recG gene encoding ATP-dependent DNA helicase RecG, coding for MTSSGNNKLIKDWIRPLQKSLTIETESKFINTLGRTKYFNDYLYESLTKLENLNLSDEYLRIFNEFSKKYIEYNKLEVNQRKRLIIDTRKSLYKLGKTLEIENSNNISNTFILNKIDSSLSLDSDIALIKNVGKVYKNKLNELGVFNIKDLINYFPRTYLDYTNRVKIINLKPDNLYTCIANIKRFYIYKSKKNSNLSIMNIVVSDETSSIKVTKFFLGRRFRSYSFFASQKSLYTLGTKLAISGKVKLTEYGKTFVDPQIEILKDNNDNFNFSGKILPLYSLAEALTNMSFIKLMKKVLIYAKQYPEILNKKQLDALSLLSKGDSLINIHLPPTQKALIESKKRLVFDELFLLQLKFLLRKRKTKKNIVAKQFPQKKSLLKEFLNTFPFELTKSQVKVLNEIKNDLANPVPMSRLLQGDVGSGKTIIAIASLLIVIEKNLQGAFMAPTEVLAEQHYKNLLKYLNPLLVSIELLTGNTPQKKRKEILSNLNNGLVDILVGTHALFEDKVIFNSLGMVVIDEQHRFGVTQRNRLLKKGENTNLLSMTATPIPRTLALSIYGDLDVSQITELPPGRIPITTKIISEDDLTSLFKIVEDEITKGRQAYVILPLIEDSEKMNLRSAKKTFKHLSEEVFFKKKVGLLHGKLNSQEKNEVINSFLKNEINILVSTTVIEVGIDVPNATIMIIYNSERFGLSQLHQLRGRVGRGSTKSFCYLVTSDKNGLENKRLCVLQTSNDGFYIAEKDLELRGPGQILGYRQSGLPDFVLDNLPNNKFLIEKAREEAIRVINNDPDLKENIVLRNILIDNSDNKFIHDFLN